A genomic stretch from Algoriphagus halophilus includes:
- a CDS encoding M14 family metallopeptidase — MKKTLLIICIALSANASFSQVKSFVPDKIFPEENSKSKFYTVSGERHGPSFFKKFTFPEVQYTPGEQLTFDQYHTVDVMYHWYTTWAEQYPDIVEVYEVGKSFEGRPILQMTITNKETGKDTDKPAAYFEGGRHSGEITSSESILWLTQHILENYGTDPEITKLVDTKAIYLRPQNNPDGSNLYLRTEQRNRSTVKPHDNDRDGLIDEDPEEDLDGDGIIYQMRKKAVTEEEKKKANFIVDPEDPSQKLMKRTFPGKGEYLVYTEGYDNDGDGSYNEDGIGGLDLHRNYPENWRPDIGGDLTGRGYTQYGAGEYPMSELESRYTVLWMLSHPNISVVNSMDTRVPMHLRAPSTSKAEERMYPEDLEIYKEMDELGLSFTAYPWAGDVYETYATRYKVNSMTGDPLKPSPLFGHGPDFGYFYYGSIWYGDELWNNGAMKDYNGDGIYDDFDGLRWDEEENGGKGFKSWTPFQHPVLGEVEIGGFHPKFFGQNGPTWQLENWAKKQALFNLAMAKKLPQLTISSLDVANLGNGEFEITLNWENTGSLPVALEQAKLVKIVQEDRVSLSFEKELTEGYEQAKVKIITPALYDKTIYAGYTGVGEKKSAMFKVKVETSEEVSGKIRLSSTRGGYFEKEFTLK; from the coding sequence ATGAAAAAAACGTTACTGATTATCTGCATTGCTTTGTCCGCAAATGCATCATTTTCCCAGGTAAAATCATTTGTTCCAGACAAAATTTTTCCAGAAGAAAATTCCAAATCCAAGTTTTATACGGTTTCAGGAGAGCGGCACGGGCCTTCGTTTTTTAAAAAATTCACCTTCCCAGAAGTTCAGTATACTCCAGGAGAGCAATTGACATTTGACCAATACCACACCGTAGATGTGATGTATCATTGGTATACTACCTGGGCTGAACAATATCCGGACATCGTAGAAGTGTATGAAGTGGGAAAATCCTTTGAAGGAAGACCCATTCTTCAAATGACGATTACCAATAAGGAAACAGGGAAAGATACCGACAAGCCTGCAGCTTATTTTGAAGGAGGAAGACATTCTGGTGAAATCACCTCCAGTGAGTCTATACTTTGGCTGACCCAACACATCCTTGAGAATTATGGTACTGATCCAGAGATCACAAAACTGGTGGATACCAAGGCAATTTATCTGCGTCCCCAAAACAATCCGGATGGATCCAATCTTTACTTAAGAACAGAACAGAGAAATAGGAGCACAGTTAAACCTCATGATAATGACAGGGATGGATTGATTGACGAGGATCCGGAAGAAGACTTGGATGGAGATGGTATTATTTATCAAATGAGGAAAAAGGCGGTAACAGAAGAGGAGAAGAAAAAGGCCAATTTCATTGTTGATCCTGAAGATCCTAGTCAAAAGCTAATGAAAAGGACTTTCCCGGGGAAAGGCGAATACTTGGTGTATACCGAAGGCTATGATAATGATGGTGATGGTTCCTATAATGAAGATGGTATTGGTGGTTTGGACTTGCATAGGAATTACCCCGAAAACTGGAGGCCGGATATTGGTGGAGATTTAACAGGCCGCGGGTATACCCAATATGGAGCTGGTGAATACCCGATGAGTGAGCTGGAATCCAGGTATACCGTATTATGGATGTTGAGCCATCCAAATATCTCGGTGGTCAATTCAATGGATACGAGAGTTCCTATGCATTTGAGAGCCCCATCTACTTCTAAAGCAGAAGAAAGGATGTACCCGGAAGATTTGGAGATTTATAAGGAAATGGATGAATTAGGGTTGTCCTTCACTGCCTATCCATGGGCGGGAGATGTGTATGAAACCTATGCTACTCGATACAAAGTGAATAGCATGACTGGTGATCCCTTAAAACCAAGCCCATTGTTTGGTCACGGACCTGATTTTGGATATTTCTATTATGGGAGTATCTGGTATGGGGATGAGCTTTGGAACAATGGAGCCATGAAGGATTACAATGGAGACGGCATCTATGATGATTTTGATGGTCTAAGATGGGATGAGGAAGAAAACGGAGGCAAAGGATTTAAATCATGGACACCTTTCCAGCACCCTGTGTTGGGAGAAGTGGAAATTGGTGGATTTCACCCAAAATTCTTTGGACAAAACGGACCTACCTGGCAATTGGAAAATTGGGCCAAAAAGCAGGCCCTATTTAATCTCGCCATGGCCAAAAAGCTGCCTCAGTTGACGATATCTTCTTTGGATGTAGCCAATTTAGGAAATGGCGAATTCGAAATCACATTGAATTGGGAGAATACAGGAAGTCTGCCTGTAGCCCTGGAGCAGGCCAAATTGGTCAAAATTGTTCAGGAGGATCGAGTGTCCTTAAGCTTTGAGAAAGAATTGACCGAAGGGTATGAGCAAGCCAAGGTTAAAATCATTACTCCTGCATTGTATGATAAAACTATTTATGCAGGGTATACTGGTGTAGGGGAGAAGAAATCAGCTATGTTCAAAGTGAAAGTGGAAACATCCGAAGAAGTTTCCGGGAAAATTAGATTGTCCTCTACGAGAGGAGGGTATTTTGAGAAAGAATTTACATTAAAATAA
- a CDS encoding Lrp/AsnC ligand binding domain-containing protein: protein MDKILDIDNIDLKIISLLNEDAKTPYTEIAKKVFVSSGTVHVRMKKLEDMGIVKSATLNIDFSKLGYDISAFLGIYLEKSSLYDNVIEKLKTISEVVSAYYTTGNYSIFAKIICRDTNHLRLVLDNIQKVEGIDRTETLIVLEESINRPIQFFDKEK from the coding sequence ATGGATAAAATTTTAGATATCGACAACATAGACCTAAAAATCATCTCCTTATTAAACGAAGATGCGAAGACCCCTTACACGGAAATTGCCAAAAAAGTTTTCGTTTCATCCGGTACCGTTCACGTTCGAATGAAGAAGTTGGAAGATATGGGAATTGTGAAAAGTGCCACACTCAACATAGATTTCTCAAAATTAGGATATGACATTTCAGCATTCTTGGGAATCTATCTCGAGAAGAGTTCTCTTTATGACAATGTCATTGAAAAATTAAAAACCATTTCTGAGGTAGTAAGTGCTTATTATACTACAGGTAACTATTCCATTTTTGCAAAGATCATCTGTCGTGACACCAATCACTTGCGTTTGGTTTTGGACAATATCCAAAAGGTGGAAGGAATAGACAGAACCGAAACATTAATCGTCTTGGAGGAGAGCATTAATCGACCCATTCAATTCTTTGACAAAGAGAAATAA
- the sufB gene encoding Fe-S cluster assembly protein SufB — MSKDNQILEEFTSKEYEHGWSVNFEADEAPIGLNEEIIQWISAKKEEPQWLLEWRLKAFKTWQNMTEPNWANVTYPKIDLQSLRYYSAPKQNNKPKSLDEVDPELLQIYERLGINLNEQKKLQGIAVDAVLDSVSVATTFKGTLSKLGIIFCSFSEAVKEHPDLVKKYLGSVVPMTDNYYAALNSAVFSDGSFCYIPKGVRCPMELSTYFRINAANTGQFERTLIVAEDDSYVSYLEGCTAPQRDENQLHAAVVEIYASKNAEVKYSTVQNWFPGDKEGKGGIYNFVTKRGICAGDHSKISWTQVETGSAVTWKYPSCILKGDNSIGEFYSVAVTNNYQQADTGTKMIHIGKNTKSRIVSKGISAGKSQNSYRGQVQVMKRADNARNFSQCDSLLMGDRCGAHTFPYIDINNSTAKVEHEATTSKIGEDQLFYCNQRGISTEDAVALIVNGYAKEVLNQLPMEFAVEAQKLLALTLEGSVG; from the coding sequence ATGAGCAAAGACAATCAGATTTTAGAAGAATTTACCTCCAAAGAGTACGAACACGGCTGGTCTGTAAATTTTGAGGCGGATGAAGCCCCAATCGGACTCAATGAAGAAATCATTCAATGGATTTCTGCCAAGAAGGAAGAACCACAATGGTTGCTTGAATGGAGATTGAAGGCTTTCAAAACCTGGCAAAATATGACTGAGCCCAATTGGGCCAATGTCACCTATCCTAAAATTGACCTTCAGAGCTTACGATACTACTCGGCTCCTAAGCAAAATAATAAGCCTAAATCATTAGATGAAGTGGATCCTGAATTGCTTCAGATCTATGAAAGATTAGGAATCAACCTGAATGAGCAAAAGAAACTTCAAGGAATCGCTGTAGACGCAGTCTTGGATTCAGTTTCTGTGGCAACCACGTTCAAGGGTACCTTATCTAAACTTGGTATTATTTTCTGCTCCTTCAGTGAGGCCGTCAAAGAACATCCAGACCTGGTAAAAAAATACCTGGGTTCTGTGGTTCCAATGACTGATAATTATTACGCAGCACTGAACTCAGCAGTATTTTCCGATGGTTCTTTCTGTTATATTCCAAAAGGGGTAAGATGCCCTATGGAACTCTCTACTTATTTCAGAATTAATGCCGCTAATACCGGACAGTTTGAAAGAACGTTGATCGTGGCAGAAGATGATTCCTATGTTTCTTACCTAGAGGGCTGTACTGCTCCTCAAAGAGATGAAAATCAGCTGCATGCTGCCGTAGTGGAGATTTATGCATCCAAAAATGCAGAAGTCAAATATTCCACCGTGCAGAACTGGTTCCCTGGTGATAAAGAAGGAAAAGGCGGTATCTACAATTTTGTGACCAAAAGAGGGATATGTGCCGGAGATCATTCTAAAATTTCTTGGACTCAGGTAGAAACCGGTTCAGCAGTTACTTGGAAATACCCTTCTTGTATTTTGAAAGGAGATAACTCCATTGGAGAATTCTACTCGGTAGCTGTTACTAATAATTACCAGCAAGCAGATACTGGCACCAAAATGATTCACATTGGTAAAAACACCAAATCGCGAATTGTATCCAAAGGTATCTCTGCAGGGAAATCCCAAAACTCGTATAGAGGACAGGTCCAAGTGATGAAAAGAGCGGATAACGCAAGAAATTTCTCACAGTGCGACTCCCTATTGATGGGTGATAGATGTGGGGCTCATACGTTCCCTTACATTGACATCAACAACTCAACTGCGAAAGTGGAGCATGAGGCGACTACTTCAAAAATTGGTGAAGATCAGCTTTTCTATTGTAATCAGCGAGGAATTTCTACAGAAGATGCAGTAGCCCTGATTGTCAATGGTTACGCAAAAGAGGTATTGAACCAATTGCCAATGGAATTTGCTGTAGAAGCTCAAAAGTTACTTGCTCTTACATTGGAAGGTTCCGTTGGGTAA
- the sufC gene encoding Fe-S cluster assembly ATPase SufC: protein MLSIKNLHASIEGTPILRGINLEVKAGEVHAIMGPNGSGKSTLASVLAGREEYEVTEGEVSFKGKDLLDLAPEDRAREGVFLAFQYPVEIPGVSSTNFLRTAVNQVREYRGLEALDAVKFLTMMKEKMKLVEIDQKLLSRSLNEGFSGGEKKRNEIFQMAMLEPTLSILDETDSGLDIDALRIVSNGVNQLKSKDNATIVVTHYQRLLDYIVPDFVHVLYKGKIVKSGTKELALELEEKGYDWIKEAVDSEATV, encoded by the coding sequence ATGTTAAGTATAAAAAACCTGCATGCCTCCATCGAAGGAACACCTATTTTGAGAGGTATCAATTTGGAAGTTAAAGCTGGTGAAGTTCATGCGATTATGGGACCAAATGGTTCCGGTAAATCTACATTGGCTTCTGTATTGGCTGGAAGAGAGGAATATGAGGTGACCGAAGGAGAAGTATCTTTCAAAGGAAAGGACCTGTTGGATCTGGCTCCTGAAGATAGAGCTAGAGAAGGAGTATTTCTTGCATTTCAATATCCTGTAGAAATCCCTGGAGTAAGCTCTACTAATTTCCTTCGAACTGCTGTCAACCAAGTAAGGGAGTACAGAGGCTTGGAGGCCTTGGATGCAGTGAAGTTCTTGACCATGATGAAAGAAAAGATGAAGTTGGTTGAAATCGACCAAAAACTGCTAAGCAGGTCTTTGAACGAAGGGTTTTCAGGAGGTGAGAAGAAAAGAAATGAAATTTTCCAAATGGCCATGCTTGAACCTACGCTTTCTATTTTGGATGAAACCGATTCAGGCTTGGATATCGATGCATTAAGAATCGTTTCAAATGGAGTGAACCAACTGAAATCCAAGGATAATGCAACCATCGTTGTAACTCACTACCAACGTTTATTGGACTACATTGTACCTGATTTTGTACATGTGCTTTACAAAGGAAAAATTGTAAAATCCGGCACCAAGGAACTGGCTTTGGAATTGGAAGAAAAAGGCTACGACTGGATTAAAGAAGCCGTAGATTCTGAGGCAACTGTCTGA